In Platichthys flesus chromosome 21, fPlaFle2.1, whole genome shotgun sequence, the following are encoded in one genomic region:
- the mos gene encoding proto-oncogene serine/threonine-protein kinase mos — MPSPNPVSRLLPKDLYPSLDIGTCSSPLTRHSHGSTLQVPVQRLHGRVASRLWSSVILWKELRSMQPVGSGGFGSVYKVEYLGETVALKKVKKCTKNKLASRQSFWAELNAAHLRHRNVVRVIAATTCVPADFEDESSIGTILMEFVGSRNLQQIIYGCAELGEDRWLRYSTDIAHGLRFLHSHSIVHLDIKPANVLVSSEDVCKIVDFGCSLKVDRRCETSTITPLLSHMGGTYTHRAPELLKGEEVSPKADIFSFGITLWQLITREQPYTGDRQHVVYAVVAYNLRPPVQDQPVFRSEQGRLCRTLLSLCWSAEVRCRPTAQELLPYLEQVRSHI; from the coding sequence ATGCCTTCTCCGAACCCTGTGAGTCGCCTGCTCCCTAAAGACCTCTACCCATCTCTGGACATTGGGACCTGCAGCAGCCCGCTGACCAGACACTCGCACGGCTCCACCTTACAGGTCCCCGTCCAGCGACTGCACGGCAGAGTGGCCAGCCGGCTCTGGTCGTCTGTGATCCTTTGGAAGGAGCTGCGGTCCATGCAGCCTGTGGGCTCCGGGGGATTCGGCTCTGTCTACAAGGTGGAGTACCTCGGGGAGACCGTGGCGCTGAAGAAAGTCAAGAAATGCACAAAGAACAAGTTGGCCTCCCGACAGAGCTTCTGGGCCGAGCTGAACGCAGCACACCTGCGCCACAGAAACGTCGTGCGCGTCATCGCGGCTACCACCTGCGTGCCGGCGGATTTTGAAGATGAGAGCAGCATCGGAACCATCCTGATGGAGTTTGTTGGGAGCAGAAATCTGCAACAGATCATCTACGGCTGTGCAGAGCTGGGGGAGGACCGCTGGCTCAGGTACTCCACAGACATCGCGCACGGCCTGCGGTTCCTACACTCTCACAGCATCGTGCATCTCGACATAAAACCAGCCAACGTGCTGGTGTCCAGTGAAGACGTCTGCAAAATAGTTGATTTCGGCTGCTCTCTCAAAGTAGACCGTCGCTGTGAGACGAGCACCATCACCCCCCTCCTCAGCCACATGGGCGGCACGTACACGCACAGGGCCCCTGAGCTGCTGAAGGGCGAGGAGGTGTCTCCTAAGGCGGACATCTTCTCCTTCGGGATCACCCTGTGGCAGCTGATCACCAGAGAGCAGCCCTACACCGGCGACCGGCAGCACGTGGTCTATGCGGTGGTGGCGTACAATCTGCGACCGCCAGTCCAGGACCAGCCGGTGTTCCGCTCGGAGCAGGGGCGGCTGTGCAGGACTCTGTTGAGCCTGTGTTGGAGCGCAGAGGTCAGATGCAGGCCCACTGCTCAGGAGCTGCTGCCGTACCTGGAGCAGGTGCGCTCCCACATATGA